The following proteins are encoded in a genomic region of [Eubacterium] hominis:
- the dnaE gene encoding DNA polymerase III subunit alpha, whose amino-acid sequence MSVHLHVRSCYTLLNSTLTIDKIIKNTKKHGYDAVALCDKGVMHGAMSFYHACQKEGIKPIFGLEVDALYDDDVFNFVLLAKNDEGYVSLLKLSTYLNTEEHETIDIEHLSTYTKDCVVLTGGDSDAMETMLLQEKRDRLKEYLHACTQYFVSFYVSIARNDSGLLKKKNQILKEICREVGIPFAALSRVYYEDMQDEECYRTLCAIDQGKSLDDKTLNSSSGRYFRSPDEMKALYDDEELIATEEIAMMCNVQMNLKKAVLPEFSNRYGISSEEFLRQLCHKGLAKRMNFQSIPKVYIERLNYELDVIISMHYADYFLIVWDFIRFAKTQDIYIGPGRGSAAGSLVAYCLGITHADPIKYHLLFERFLNPERVSMPDIDTDFPDNRRDEVIDYVTQLYGAHCVAHIITFNTLAAKQVLRDVGRAMDFSLREIDILCKLVPNRLKITLKGAYEESAKFKERINSSEKYKRLFRIALRLEGLPRHASLHAAGIILSNENIDNVCPLIDVDEGVRASQFTMEYLEELGLIKMDFLGLRNLTIIDEIVHHINETAVQKLEIMKIPLDDALTYQLIRDVDTIGVFQLESDGMKNLIRKMKPRNFEDIVATIALYRPGPMENIPEYLDRREHPEKIDYIHPDLKPILENTYGIMIYQEQIMQVATKMAGFSLGKADNLRKAISKKKGDELIKLQADFIKGAVSKGYTLQLAQHVYDLIMKFANYGFNRSHSVAYGMIAYQLAYLKANYPLYFFNSLLNSVIGADSKTNAYVFEAKKRNIKILLPNVNTSELTYHIEQDALRYPLIGIKGIGRTVAQPIIEERKKHGPYLDFFDFVARMMKYRINKKTMEALIHAGALDDFKINRVSMVASLDDAIRYGDLVKIEDEDQILLDFDLVSKPAMTYLKENTSVRAEKEKEYLGFYLTTHPIEELRNKIDPQLRPIVFFKERRGYVKFICQIEKCKPFRTKNGHMMMFVAVNDETGKFDLVCMPNIYEVHEKNLVKGNYLYVEGVIDKENSCLVKKLTKIER is encoded by the coding sequence TTGAGCGTACATTTACATGTCAGAAGCTGTTATACATTATTAAACAGTACACTGACCATTGATAAAATTATAAAAAATACAAAAAAACATGGCTATGATGCAGTGGCGCTTTGTGATAAAGGCGTTATGCATGGCGCAATGTCATTTTATCATGCCTGCCAAAAAGAGGGCATAAAACCAATCTTTGGGCTGGAAGTAGATGCCTTATACGATGACGATGTCTTCAATTTTGTCCTGCTTGCGAAAAATGATGAAGGATATGTGTCCTTATTAAAATTATCTACATATTTGAATACAGAAGAACATGAAACAATTGATATTGAACACTTAAGCACTTATACAAAGGATTGTGTTGTATTAACCGGTGGGGACAGTGATGCAATGGAAACCATGCTGTTACAGGAGAAAAGAGATCGTTTAAAAGAATATCTACATGCCTGTACACAATATTTTGTGAGCTTTTATGTATCCATTGCCCGAAATGATTCTGGTCTTTTAAAAAAGAAAAATCAGATTTTAAAAGAAATCTGTCGTGAAGTCGGGATTCCTTTTGCGGCATTATCACGCGTGTATTATGAAGATATGCAGGATGAAGAATGCTATCGTACCTTATGTGCCATTGATCAAGGAAAATCCTTAGATGATAAAACATTAAACAGCAGTTCTGGACGATATTTTCGCTCACCTGATGAAATGAAAGCCTTATACGATGATGAAGAATTGATTGCGACAGAAGAAATCGCAATGATGTGCAATGTGCAAATGAATCTAAAAAAAGCTGTTCTGCCAGAGTTCTCCAATCGTTATGGCATCAGCAGTGAAGAATTTTTACGTCAGTTATGTCATAAGGGATTAGCGAAGCGTATGAATTTTCAATCCATTCCCAAAGTATATATCGAGCGTTTAAATTATGAATTAGATGTCATCATCTCTATGCATTATGCAGATTACTTTTTGATTGTATGGGATTTTATCCGTTTTGCGAAAACCCAGGATATCTATATCGGTCCTGGCCGAGGCAGTGCAGCCGGATCTCTTGTGGCCTATTGTCTGGGCATTACCCATGCCGATCCTATCAAATATCATCTCTTGTTTGAACGGTTTCTGAATCCTGAGCGTGTATCCATGCCTGATATTGATACCGATTTTCCAGATAACCGGCGTGATGAAGTCATTGATTATGTAACGCAGTTATATGGTGCACATTGTGTAGCACATATTATCACATTCAATACACTTGCCGCAAAGCAGGTGTTGCGTGATGTAGGCAGAGCGATGGATTTTTCATTACGTGAAATTGATATCTTATGCAAGCTGGTACCAAACCGTTTAAAAATCACATTAAAAGGTGCATATGAAGAAAGTGCAAAATTCAAAGAACGCATCAATTCATCAGAAAAATATAAACGATTATTCCGCATAGCTTTGCGCCTGGAAGGATTGCCAAGACATGCATCTTTACATGCTGCTGGTATCATTTTATCAAATGAAAATATTGACAATGTCTGCCCACTGATTGATGTGGATGAAGGCGTACGGGCCAGTCAGTTTACCATGGAATATCTAGAGGAACTGGGCCTGATCAAAATGGACTTTTTAGGATTGCGCAATCTGACGATTATTGATGAAATCGTTCATCATATCAATGAAACAGCAGTGCAAAAACTAGAAATCATGAAGATACCATTAGATGATGCATTGACATATCAATTGATTCGTGATGTGGATACCATCGGGGTATTCCAGCTGGAAAGTGATGGAATGAAAAATTTGATTCGTAAGATGAAACCTCGTAACTTTGAAGATATTGTCGCAACAATAGCTTTATATCGACCAGGTCCAATGGAAAATATCCCAGAATATCTAGACCGCAGAGAACATCCAGAAAAAATCGATTATATCCATCCAGATCTTAAACCCATTCTTGAAAATACCTATGGCATTATGATCTATCAGGAACAAATCATGCAGGTAGCCACAAAGATGGCAGGTTTTTCACTCGGGAAAGCTGATAACTTAAGAAAAGCTATCAGTAAGAAAAAAGGTGATGAATTAATCAAATTACAAGCAGATTTTATCAAGGGTGCTGTTTCAAAAGGATACACCTTGCAGCTGGCACAGCATGTATATGATTTGATCATGAAATTCGCCAATTATGGATTTAACCGTTCTCACAGTGTGGCATATGGAATGATTGCTTATCAGCTGGCGTATTTAAAAGCCAACTATCCTTTATATTTCTTTAACAGCTTATTAAACAGTGTGATTGGGGCTGATAGTAAAACCAATGCTTATGTATTTGAGGCAAAGAAAAGAAATATTAAAATTCTGTTGCCAAATGTCAATACAAGTGAATTAACGTATCATATTGAACAGGATGCCTTGCGCTATCCACTTATTGGAATCAAGGGAATTGGCAGAACAGTAGCACAGCCAATTATTGAGGAACGAAAAAAACATGGGCCTTATTTAGATTTCTTTGACTTTGTGGCACGCATGATGAAATATCGTATCAATAAAAAAACGATGGAAGCATTGATTCATGCAGGCGCACTGGATGATTTTAAAATCAACCGTGTTTCTATGGTCGCAAGTCTGGATGACGCAATCCGTTATGGGGACTTGGTAAAAATCGAAGATGAAGATCAAATATTATTGGATTTTGATCTTGTTAGTAAACCAGCCATGACATATCTAAAAGAAAATACATCTGTTCGCGCAGAAAAAGAAAAAGAATACCTTGGCTTTTATCTGACAACACATCCAATTGAAGAATTAAGAAACAAAATCGATCCACAGCTTCGTCCTATCGTATTCTTTAAGGAAAGACGAGGGTATGTGAAGTTTATCTGTCAGATAGAAAAATGCAAGCCATTTCGTACGAAAAACGGACATATGATGATGTTTGTGGCAGTAAATGACGAAACAGGAAAATTCGATTTGGTATGCATGCCGAATATATACGAGGTGCATGAAAAAAATCTAGTAAAAGGAAACTATCTTTATGTAGAAGGTGTGATTGATAAAGAAAATTCCTGTCTTGTAAAAAAACTGACGAAAATTGAAAGGTAA
- a CDS encoding GNAT family N-acetyltransferase encodes MIREVTPQDLSAAASLEALCFPKEEAADESSLKQRIQTFPNSFLLLEVEENIIGMINGCITNQKTITDDLYADVQKHDPHGDYQSVFGLDVHPDYQHQGYAKLLMHAFIKKAKAEGRKGLILTCKKHLIGFYESFGYRNMGISDSTHGNVVWYDMILEF; translated from the coding sequence ATGATTAGAGAAGTAACACCACAGGATTTATCCGCTGCAGCTTCCCTTGAAGCACTATGTTTTCCCAAAGAGGAAGCTGCTGATGAAAGTTCGCTTAAACAAAGGATACAGACATTTCCAAACAGCTTTCTATTGTTAGAAGTTGAAGAAAATATCATCGGCATGATCAATGGCTGTATCACAAATCAAAAAACCATTACAGATGATTTATATGCTGATGTGCAAAAACATGATCCCCATGGAGATTATCAAAGCGTATTTGGATTAGATGTACATCCTGATTATCAACACCAGGGTTATGCCAAACTGCTCATGCATGCATTCATAAAAAAGGCAAAAGCAGAGGGAAGAAAAGGCTTGATTTTAACATGTAAAAAACATCTGATTGGTTTTTATGAAAGCTTTGGATACCGCAATATGGGAATCAGTGATTCTACACATGGGAATGTTGTTTGGTATGATATGATCCTGGAGTTTTAA